The sequence below is a genomic window from Dyadobacter sp. CECT 9275.
TTCTTCCGGCGTTTGAGTCTCAGTTTCAGGCGCTACGTCAATCGACGTAGTTGACTCGCCATCCCGTTTATAGTTCTGAAATTCCAGAAATTCAGGGTATTGCTTTAAAGTTTTGTTATCAATCCTATCCGGAATTGTTTTGAGTAAGGCCAGGCCACGCGGCGTGATTGATATAGTACCTCGCTTGTGAGAATCCAGCAATCCAGCCTTTTTAAGATACGTCCGCGACCAGCCCACGCGGTTAGAAAACAGAAACGCCTGCCCGCTAGGTAACAATTCGGTCCGTTCTTGTTCCGTAAGATTAAACTCATCGGCAAGAATTTCGATGGCTTCTTTTAAAGTACATTCTCTTTTGTTTTCTGCTACTTTGAGTAGTGGCAGCATGAGGGTTTGGTAGTCTGGGATGGGCATCAGCAACTTACTTTAGTTAGTCAATTAGGCTTGATTGGTCCAAAAATCAGCAAGCAGTTCCGCCTGGCTTAATACTTTATTAACTGACACATTATATTCTCCTGTTGCGGGATCATCCGGCGGATATTTGTACTTTCTCAAAATACGCTTGACCAGCACACGCAATTTTGCCTGAACACTTTCTTTTAGCTGCCAATCAATACTTGTGTTTCTCCGCACACTGTCGACCAGTTCATGTGCAATGGCTTTCAGTGTGTCGTCACCCAGAATAGTCTCCGCTGTCGGGTTATCTGCCAATGCATCGTAAAAAGCCAATTCATCTTGCCGCAGGTTTAGCTTTTCTCCGCGTTTATCGGCTTCCCTGATATCTTTTGCAAGTTGAAGCAATTCATCCATCACTTGCGCCGCTTCTATAAGCCCGCTTTGATAACGCTTTACAGCATCAGCAAGCATTTCTGAAAACTTGCGGCTTTGTACCAGATTAGTCGCAGAGCGCATTTTCAATTCGTCATTTAACAACCTTTTCAATAACTCCAGCGCCAGATTTTTACGGGGCATTCCCTTAATCTGTTCCAGAAAATCATCATTCAGGATTTCAATCGACGGCTTGTTGATTCCAGCAGCGTCAAATACATCAATTACCTCATTGGAGATGATGGCATCGTTGATGATCTGACGGATTGCTGTTTCAATTTCTTCATTACTTTTTTTCTTTTTGTTTTCGTCAAATTTCGAAAAGCGGGCTTTGATAGCCTGAAAAAATGCAAGGTCATTTCTGATTTCCTTCGCTTCTTCCGTAGTCCCTACCAATCCGAAGGCCTGGCTCAAACGCCCGACATGATAATTAAACCGCTTTTTACCAGTTACCCCATCCTCATCTTTCAAGCCGAGAATGTAATTGGAAGCTTCCAGGATGAAATTCAGCTTTTCCCTTGGCTGCAAAGCAAAATATTTGCGATAATCAAATGTGCCAAATAGCTGTACCACAATCTCATACAAGTCCAGCATTTTATCCACAGCCTCTGATTGATCAAAGGTGAGTTTGCCTTTTCCGTTCGCTTCCGTATAAATCGCCAGCGCCTTTTTAAGATCCTGGGCAATGCCAATGTAATCGACCACCAATCCGCCCGGCTTGTCACCGAAAACACGATTCACCCTTGCGATAGCCTGCATCAGGTTGTGCCCGTTCATGGGTTTGTCGATATACAAAGTATGCAGCACGGGAGCATCAAAACCGGTCAGCCACATATCCCGTACAATCACCAGCTTCAATGGATCCGATGGATCTTTTAGCCTGTCACCAATGGCTTTTCTGCGCGGCTTGTTTCTGATATGCTCCTGCCAATCCAATGGGTCACTCGCTGAGCCGGTCATAATCACTTTTATTACACCTTTATCATCGGCGCTGTCATACCAATCGGGACGAAGCAGGATGATCTGCTTGTGCAATTCCACGCAGGTTCTCCGGCTCATGCTCACAATCATTCCTTTTCCCTCGGCGGACTCAATTCTCGTTTCAAAATGCATAATGAGATCAAGCGCCACTTGTTTAAGCCGCTTTTCACTACCTAAAACTGCCTCTTTACTGGTCCATTTTGCAAAGCGTTTCTGTTTGTCTGTTAGCTCATCGTCTTCCGTTACTTCCTCCACCCGGGCATCCAGTATCTCCTGATCCGCTTCGCTCAGCTCTATTTTGGCAAGGCGGCTTTCGTAATAAATCCTTACCGTCGCCCCATCTTTTACAGCTTGCTGTATATCATATACGTCGATGTAATTTCCGAAAACAGATTTCGTGTTTTTGTCTTCCTTTTCAATGGGCGTTCCCGTAAAGCCAATGAACGAAGCATTTGGCAAAGCATCGCGCATGTGTTTGGCAAAACCGTCAATGAAATCGTACTGGCTGCGGTGCGCCTCGTCTGCGATTACTACCACATTGCTGCGGTTACTGAGCTGCGGATATTTCCCGCCTTGTTCCTCGGGCATAAACTTCTGGATCGTCGTAAAAACAACACCACCTGATGCTACGCTGAGCAGGTTTTTCAGATCGTCACGCGTTCCCGCTTGTACCGGTGTCTGGCGAAGTAATTGCGAGCAGGCGGTAAAGGTTTCATACAATTGCTGATCCAGATCATTCCGGTCCGTCAGGATTACCACCGTTGGATTGTTCATTTCCGGTGCCAGCACAAGCTTGCCTGCATAAAACACCATACTCAGGCTCTTTCCACTTCCCTGCGTGTGCCACACCACGCCGGCGCGCTTATCTCCGGGAAACTGCTCCGTAACATCCTGTTTTCCGTATTTAGCTGGCGGCTCCGCGAAGGAATTAAATGCAGGAACAGCAGATGCGCGTATCGTGCTTTCTATGGCTTTGTTTACTGCATAGTATTGGTGATAGGCGGCAATTTTCTTGATCGTCTGTTCTTTTGCTCTTTCATAAACGATGAAGTGGCGGATCACATCCAGCAGTGTTTTCTTATTCAGCAAACCCTGTAACATGGGTTCCATTTCCGGAGTGGTTTCCGTATCGACGATATTGATTCCGTCGGCGGTTTTCCATTCCATAAAACGGCTGTAATCACTGCTCAATGTACCGGCTTTCGCAAACCAGCCATCGGTCACAATCATAAATGCATTATAGGTAAACAGCGAAGGAATTACCTGCTTGTAAGTCTGCAATTGGTTAAAAGCCGCCCTGATATCCGCTTTTTCGTTAGGGGCATTCTTAATTTCCAAAACAACAAGCGGTAAACCATTCACAAACAGCACAATATCAGGCCGTTTGTTGACATGATTTTCTACAATCGTAAGCTGATTCACAGCCAGAAACTCATTGTTTTCCGGTGCTCCAAAATCAACAAGCCAAACTTTATCCGTTCTTGTTTTGCCGTCGCCAATGCTGAATTTCACATCGATTCCATCCGTAAGCATCTGGTGGAAGGCTTCATTGTTTTCGAAGAGTAGCAAGTTGGAAGTACGCATCGCTTTTTTCAAAGCCTATTCCCGTGCGTCCGCCGGTAACTTAGGATTGAGCTTGTCAATCGCTTTTTGCAAACGCTGCCTTAATATGACCTCGCTGTATTCACGCTCCTTGGAAGCACCTTCGGCCAAATCCGGACCATAGACAAGCTCATAACCTAAATCTGCGTTTAGGATTTCGAGGGCTATTTGTTCTATTTCGGACTCGGTGATGTGTGGCATTACTTACTTGGCTTCTTAATTTGTAAAATTTTAAAGTCCATCCCTAATGAGCGCATGTCCTTCACAAGCTCATTTAGGCAAAACTTGGCTATGTTTGATTCGAAGTCTCTGATGTTCGTCAGAGAGCGTTTCCGTCTCGACTTATCTAACATCGCTAACACAAAAACAGGCTTCTTACCATCAAATGTACTAATATAGGAATCAGGCGAAATACTAGTAAGTTGCATCTGAGCCGCTTTAAAATAAGCTGTCTTCGCGGTCATAGATTTCAAAGTATTATACTGGCTACGTAAGAAGCTCTTATCTGTTCGTAAATCCTCGCTAACTCTCCTTGCGGCAATTTGAACTTGTCTGCATAGATTTCGCATTTCATTATCAAACCCCTTCTTTACATGTATAAAATAAACGCAGTCTGCGTCCCATTTTAAAATATCGCATACCTCGATATTCTCTGGACAAACCTTATCGAACACAAGGGTATTCTTATTATTGAGATGGCTAGCATTAAATTTATTTTCACTATCAATGGATTTCCACACATTTAGTAAACCTGAAATCTCATTCAGATTTACGAAATCTTGCGTTTGATCATTAAGTTGTTTAATAAAATTCGCTTTAATAACATACCATTCACTGTTAACTAGGAAGTAACTTTGACCATGAAATACCATCTCGGCACATAAATGATCTTCGAGCATTCCAAACGTCACCTCCTTACCGTCTCCGTATAGACTAGTGATCGCTGCCGCCCTTACAAACTTCTCAAAATCCTCCTTGGAAG
It includes:
- a CDS encoding type I restriction endonuclease subunit R encodes the protein MRTSNLLLFENNEAFHQMLTDGIDVKFSIGDGKTRTDKVWLVDFGAPENNEFLAVNQLTIVENHVNKRPDIVLFVNGLPLVVLEIKNAPNEKADIRAAFNQLQTYKQVIPSLFTYNAFMIVTDGWFAKAGTLSSDYSRFMEWKTADGINIVDTETTPEMEPMLQGLLNKKTLLDVIRHFIVYERAKEQTIKKIAAYHQYYAVNKAIESTIRASAVPAFNSFAEPPAKYGKQDVTEQFPGDKRAGVVWHTQGSGKSLSMVFYAGKLVLAPEMNNPTVVILTDRNDLDQQLYETFTACSQLLRQTPVQAGTRDDLKNLLSVASGGVVFTTIQKFMPEEQGGKYPQLSNRSNVVVIADEAHRSQYDFIDGFAKHMRDALPNASFIGFTGTPIEKEDKNTKSVFGNYIDVYDIQQAVKDGATVRIYYESRLAKIELSEADQEILDARVEEVTEDDELTDKQKRFAKWTSKEAVLGSEKRLKQVALDLIMHFETRIESAEGKGMIVSMSRRTCVELHKQIILLRPDWYDSADDKGVIKVIMTGSASDPLDWQEHIRNKPRRKAIGDRLKDPSDPLKLVIVRDMWLTGFDAPVLHTLYIDKPMNGHNLMQAIARVNRVFGDKPGGLVVDYIGIAQDLKKALAIYTEANGKGKLTFDQSEAVDKMLDLYEIVVQLFGTFDYRKYFALQPREKLNFILEASNYILGLKDEDGVTGKKRFNYHVGRLSQAFGLVGTTEEAKEIRNDLAFFQAIKARFSKFDENKKKKSNEEIETAIRQIINDAIISNEVIDVFDAAGINKPSIEILNDDFLEQIKGMPRKNLALELLKRLLNDELKMRSATNLVQSRKFSEMLADAVKRYQSGLIEAAQVMDELLQLAKDIREADKRGEKLNLRQDELAFYDALADNPTAETILGDDTLKAIAHELVDSVRRNTSIDWQLKESVQAKLRVLVKRILRKYKYPPDDPATGEYNVSVNKVLSQAELLADFWTNQA
- a CDS encoding TIGR04141 family sporadically distributed protein, yielding MGWSISPGTGGQFKPNWGGQFHRIFQSKQNPTVDLNLIRKLDKSDTTLIESLNEQVLKYLFEEYQGKSTGINFEICHKDFDKFYDCDSYQLSFRINKRQQILMVEELSNFDSFCEILPDHEKISSKEDFEKFVRAAAITSLYGDGKEVTFGMLEDHLCAEMVFHGQSYFLVNSEWYVIKANFIKQLNDQTQDFVNLNEISGLLNVWKSIDSENKFNASHLNNKNTLVFDKVCPENIEVCDILKWDADCVYFIHVKKGFDNEMRNLCRQVQIAARRVSEDLRTDKSFLRSQYNTLKSMTAKTAYFKAAQMQLTSISPDSYISTFDGKKPVFVLAMLDKSRRKRSLTNIRDFESNIAKFCLNELVKDMRSLGMDFKILQIKKPSK